The Impatiens glandulifera chromosome 8, dImpGla2.1, whole genome shotgun sequence genome includes a window with the following:
- the LOC124913258 gene encoding protein FAR1-RELATED SEQUENCE 5-like: MEHNHEMFAPDQTHLLRSARKISYAKKSTLEAMVNAGISISSAVSFMENEACVLENLGFVRKDAYDHLSRLRKYTKVENGDATTLIQYFISKANKETYFYWNVQLDDDDRMMNFFFRDYRCAVDYEYFGDVLSIDTTYKTNKYNLICAPFVGINHHMQNVLFGLVFMSDETESSFEWLFRTFLDSMNDKQSFQTNVKS; the protein is encoded by the coding sequence atggagCATAATCATGAGATGTTTGCACCTGATCAAACTCATTTGTTAAGATCAGCACGTAAAATATCATATGCAAAAAAGTCTACTCTAGAAGCTATGGTAAATGCTGGAATATCTATCTCTTCTGCTGTTTCTTTTATGGAAAATGAAGCATGCGTTCTAGAAAATTTAGGTTTTGTTAGAAAGGATGCATATGATCATTTGAGTCGGTTGAGAAAATATACGAAAGTTGAGAATGGAGATGCTACTACacttattcaatattttataagtaagGCGAATAAAGAGACTTACTTTTACTGGAATGTGCAATTGGATGATGACGATAGGATGATGAACTTTTTCTTTAGGGACTATAGATGTGCGGTTGATTATGAATATTTTGGTGATGTCCTATCGATTGATACAACATATAAGACAAACAAGTATAATTTGATATGTGCTCCATTTGTTGGTATAAATCATCACATGCAAAATGTTTTGTTTGGCTTGGTATTTATGTCAGATGAAACTGAAAGTtcttttgaatggttgtttaGAACATTTCTTGATTCTATGAATGACAAACAATCTTTTCAGACCAATGTCAAGTCATGA